Sequence from the Candidatus Obscuribacterales bacterium genome:
ACACCTTTAACATAGTAAACATAGTAACGTGCCCTCGCTAGCAATGGTGGTGGCTGATCCCCTAGATTCATACCGGATACCTGACGGGATTCCCGAACCTCTCAACGTCGTCTTGGTTGTTGGACTGGAAGCGATCGCCCCTTGCAGGGCCCCAAATCACCCAATGATCCGAAACCCTTACTACTCACCGTGAAGGGATTGAATAGGATCGATCTGCATATGTTTCGATCAACTGCGCTCAGAATTTAAGGAGCTTAACTATGCGAGTGGGATTACAAGCTGCTCTCAATGATGTCAATCTCGATGCTCATCAGCCCAGCAGCCAGCGACAACTGGCCGTCTCAATTTCGGCGATCGCTGAGTCGCTCAACCGCCATGCTCCCTTAAATCTTTGCCTGATTTTGGATCACAGCGGCTCCATGAATGGTAAACCGCTCGATATCGTCAAGCAGGCCGCCAACCGCATTGTGGAACAGCTTTCACCGGGCGATCGCCTCTCCATTGTGGCGTTTGATCACAAGGCTAAGGTCTTATTGTCCAATCAACACATTGAGAACCCTGCCGAGGTCAAGGTGAAGCTCAGTCAACTGCGGGCCAGTGGCGGCACAGCCATTGATGAAGGCATGAAGCTGGGCATTGAAGAGCTAGCCAAGGGCAAGCAGGACACCATTTCCCAAGCTTTCTTACTCACCGACGGGGAAAATGAGCATGGCGATAACGATCGCTGCCTCAAGCTAGCGGAGCTAGCCGCTACCTACAACATGACCCTCAGCACCCTGGGGTTTGGCGATCATTGGAACCAAGATGTCCTCGAACAGATTTCGGACGCAGCCGGTGGCACCCTGTCCTACATTCAAACCCCCGACCAGGCCGTGAGTGAGTTTGACCGGCTCTTCAGCCGCGCCCAGTCCGTAGGACTCACCAATGCCTATCTCACCCTCACCCTGGGCTCCCACATCCGTCTCGCCGATCTAAAACCCATTGCCCAAGTGTCGCCCGACACGGTTGAACTAGCGATTATCCAAGAAGGGGATCAATATTTAGCACGCCTAGGAGACCTGATGGTAGATGCACCTCGGGTAGTGCTAGTGAATCTCTATGCTGGACAGTTGCCTCCTGGCTCCCAGCAAATCGCCGGGCTGCAGGTGCGCTACGATGACCCCAACAGCGGCAAGGAACGACTCTTCTCTGAGGCCATTCCCGTGGTTGCCAATGTGCTGGAAGCTTTCCAACCCCAGGTGAATCCTCAAGTCCAGCAGCATGTCTTAGCCCTGGCCAAATACCGCCAGACGCAAATTGCTGAACAAAAGTTGAAGGATGGCGATCGCACCGGTGCTGCCACCATGCTCCAGTCGGCCGCTAAGACCGCACTACAAATGGGCGATGAAGGCGCTGCCACCGTCTTGCAAGACAACGCCACGCGCCTCCAGTCGGGGGAAGAACTCAGCGAGAGCGATCGCAAGAAAACCCGCATGGTCTCCAAAACGATGTTGCAGTAGTCCCAGCGCTAGGAAGCTTCTATCAGCCTGCAGTACAAATCAGCCTGAAATACAGATCAGTTGAGCGCTGGGCCATTCCAGAACTCAACTGATCTACACCATCTAGAACGACTGATCGCTGATCGAGACAGGACGAAAGGCTTGACGGACATCGGGCTGCTGCAAGATGTAAACAATGCTGCCGGCGATCGCAAGATTGAACACCAGCAACAGCAGGGTAGGGAGAACCGTGAGACCCGCTGTCCCTGCGCTGAAGATCGAGCCGAGCAACTGGAAGGCATTCAGCCCAATGCAAACCCAGTGAAAGATGATGGTGCCCATACGCCCCCAGCCCTTGAGGCGAAAGAGCCCCACGCTCATAACGACGCAGATGACCGCAAACACCAACGAGATTAAGCCCAGCCCCAGAAATAAGGGGCCCATCAAATCCAAGATCTCTGGCGGCAGGGCTTGCATCTCAGGTTCTTGGAGCATCATTTGCCGACCGTCTTCGGAGGCAAAGAGGGTTTGCACCAACAGGAAGATCAGTGCAAATAAGGCGTAAAACACACCCGCTACAATCAGCCAAATCGCGATGGCCGTAACACTACCAGGACGTTGATTTGCGGTCATGATTCCTTGACCTGTGGATAGAACAGCGATCGCTCTCCAGAGGAGATACCCCGAATTTCATACCTAGGCGGCTTGCACTACTGTCTTTAAAGGTTGCCAGGTGAAGGTGCGATCGCCTCCCATCTCAATCACCACCTTTAACTTGGGTTCTAGAGTCGGCAAGTTCGCCAAAAACTCTAGCTCTTGACGCGAAAGCACATGCCCCTCCAACAACCACAGCACTAATCCCTTCGACTTGGCAGGTAACTGCTCAAGCTGATAGCGAGCGATCGGCGGAATATAGTAGGTGTACCCAACCGCTGCATCGCTGTCCACACACTTTTTACCCAAATGGGCCGGACGCACCCCATGGACATCCAGTAAGTAGGACGACAAGTCGCCTAAGCCCCGAGCAGTCAGGTGTTCCATACCATAGCCCGCCGCTCGCAGACGCCGCTGATACCGCCCCTCTGCTCCTCCCTCCAAGGGGATGTAAAGGCCGAGAGCCCCATGCTGTTCTAAGGCTCGAATGAAAGGTTTACCCGTTGTAATTAATGCCATAAATGCTGTCTGCGGCCTCCTACATCACATTCATCCAACATGTCGGTCACGGGTTCATTGGGTTCATGGTCAGATGGGATCCAAGTTCTTCGTCTCCTTAGCCCTCGATCATCCTGAACCAATGGTGTTTCCCTCACCTCTTGCCGCTATTATAAGGGGTGGCGATCGCCCTACCGCATCTCCGCATCCAGAAAATTTGTTGCCCTTTTGTTGGAAATGGTCTAGACAAATAGATATTCATACGTCTATAATCTAAAATTGTCGCCAAGACAGCATAGAGAGTAAATAGCTAATGATTCACGACTTGGCTAAAGGCTCAGACGGGTGAAGGCAGTGATATTGTCAAACCCTCCTGTCACATGGGATAGAGCCACAGGCAAGTCTGGTTAGTGCTGCTTTCCAGGCTGTGAGGAGATACTGAGTGGATTTTTTTGATGCATCTGCTTAAGTCTCGGCGTAAGCGCTGAAGCGGATCTGAATTGCTAATCCTTC
This genomic interval carries:
- a CDS encoding NAD(P)H-quinone oxidoreductase subunit N, whose translation is MALITTGKPFIRALEQHGALGLYIPLEGGAEGRYQRRLRAAGYGMEHLTARGLGDLSSYLLDVHGVRPAHLGKKCVDSDAAVGYTYYIPPIARYQLEQLPAKSKGLVLWLLEGHVLSRQELEFLANLPTLEPKLKVVIEMGGDRTFTWQPLKTVVQAA
- a CDS encoding VWA domain-containing protein; its protein translation is MRVGLQAALNDVNLDAHQPSSQRQLAVSISAIAESLNRHAPLNLCLILDHSGSMNGKPLDIVKQAANRIVEQLSPGDRLSIVAFDHKAKVLLSNQHIENPAEVKVKLSQLRASGGTAIDEGMKLGIEELAKGKQDTISQAFLLTDGENEHGDNDRCLKLAELAATYNMTLSTLGFGDHWNQDVLEQISDAAGGTLSYIQTPDQAVSEFDRLFSRAQSVGLTNAYLTLTLGSHIRLADLKPIAQVSPDTVELAIIQEGDQYLARLGDLMVDAPRVVLVNLYAGQLPPGSQQIAGLQVRYDDPNSGKERLFSEAIPVVANVLEAFQPQVNPQVQQHVLALAKYRQTQIAEQKLKDGDRTGAATMLQSAAKTALQMGDEGAATVLQDNATRLQSGEELSESDRKKTRMVSKTMLQ